One Gossypium hirsutum isolate 1008001.06 chromosome A11, Gossypium_hirsutum_v2.1, whole genome shotgun sequence genomic window carries:
- the LOC107935734 gene encoding NDR1/HIN1-like protein 1, which translates to MSGSKDCGGHHKSPRKKFRRVITCILIFLLIILITILLIWAILHPSKPNFTLLDTTVYAFNATTVNFLTSNFQITVRSQNPNDDIGIYYDRLDVYATYRDQEITLRTRFPPTYQGHNEVNIWSPIIYGTMVPISPEYSVALGAEQMAGSVFLVIKIDGRLRWKVGTFITGRYHIHARCPAYITFGEQSDGVLVGENAVKFQFYSRCSVSL; encoded by the coding sequence ATGTCTGGTAGCAAAGACTGTGGCGGCCACCACAAATCCCCCCGGAAAAAATTCCGTCGAGTcatcacttgtattctaatcttcCTCCTTATCATTCTCATCACAATCTTACTCATATGGGCAATCCTTCATCCCAGCAAACCCAACTTCACTCTCCTCGACACCACTGTCTACGCCTTCAACGCCACCACCGTCAACTTCCTCACTTCAAACTTTCAAATCACCGTCCGTTCACAAAACCCAAACGACGATATCGGTATTTATTACGACCGGCTCGACGTTTACGCTACTTATCGGGACCAAGAAATAACACTCCGGACTCGATTCCCACCAACGTACCAAGGCCATAATGAGGTCAATATTTGGTCACCTATAATATATGGTACTATGGTACCGATCTCACCGGAATATTCCGTCGCATTGGGTGCTGAACAGATGGCCGGAAGTGTTTTTTTGGTGATCAAGATTGATGGACGGTTGAGATGGAAAGTGGGGACTTTTATAACTGGGAGGTATCATATTCATGCAAGGTGTCCGGCTTATATTACGTTTGGGGAACAAAGCGACGGCGTTTTGGTCGGAGAAAATGCTGTTAAGTTTCAGTTCTATAGTAGATGCAGTGTTAGCttgtga